A single genomic interval of Nonomuraea rubra harbors:
- a CDS encoding TetR/AcrR family transcriptional regulator, translating to MSDREEVRRRIIDAAATLLRDKGREGVTTRTVGAAAGVQAPTLYRLFTDMDGLLEAVAADGFARYLEKKYSQELSDDPVDDLRRGFDTHVGFGLENPEHYLLMYGRPSPGSRRRVIEQSLERLHQLVQRIAVAGRLSIGVEAAVAMVHAAGVGLTLTLIGTPPEERDAALPGRVREAILAAITTAAPADAPGVAQRAVGLKAVLDEVPGLYSPGERGLLDELLDRAANHT from the coding sequence ATGAGTGATCGGGAAGAGGTCCGCCGGCGCATCATCGACGCCGCGGCCACGCTGCTGCGCGACAAGGGCCGCGAGGGAGTGACGACGCGCACCGTCGGCGCCGCGGCCGGCGTTCAGGCACCCACGCTCTACCGCCTGTTCACCGACATGGACGGGCTGCTCGAAGCGGTGGCGGCCGACGGGTTCGCGCGCTACCTGGAGAAGAAGTACAGCCAGGAGCTGTCCGACGACCCCGTGGACGACCTGCGCCGCGGCTTCGACACGCATGTCGGCTTCGGCCTGGAGAACCCGGAGCACTACCTGCTCATGTACGGCCGGCCCAGCCCCGGCTCCCGCAGGCGCGTCATCGAGCAGTCGCTGGAGCGGCTTCACCAGTTGGTCCAGCGCATCGCCGTCGCGGGCCGGCTCTCCATCGGCGTCGAGGCGGCCGTCGCCATGGTGCACGCCGCGGGCGTCGGCCTCACGCTCACCCTCATCGGCACCCCTCCCGAGGAGCGCGACGCCGCACTCCCCGGCCGCGTGCGCGAGGCCATCCTCGCGGCCATCACCACGGCGGCCCCGGCGGACGCTCCGGGCGTGGCGCAGCGGGCCGTGGGCCTGAAAGCCGTGCTCGACGAGGTGCCCGGCCTGTATTCGCCGGGCGAGCGGGGCCTGCTCGACGAGCTCCTGGACCGCGCCGCGAACCACACCTGA
- a CDS encoding AraC family transcriptional regulator → MLLSNRAVFASSDLDEVRGEVAKVFCPHRLDLAGDADLLSARFNSVQFGSVRVSYLDYGADVHIEPGDLDTFFLVMIPLAGRSLIRAGGEEIVSTPSLASLPSPTRHLDMRWAAGCPQLLVKFERTAIERALEQLLGERLGDPIVFGLGMDLTMGWTRSWRDLADLLVREAERDDGLSGHPLAIAHLENALITLLLTMQPSNYRERLTAPGPPALPKVVRRAMEFIEGHAHLPLTTADVAGAVAVSSRSLQEGFRAHLGLTPMAHLRRVRLERVHDELRTADPARVTVTTVAARWGFLHQGRFAAQYRERYGQPPSETLRRGSASGG, encoded by the coding sequence GTGCTCCTCAGCAATCGTGCCGTCTTCGCCAGCTCCGACCTCGACGAGGTCCGCGGCGAGGTCGCCAAGGTGTTCTGCCCGCACCGGCTGGACCTGGCCGGGGACGCGGACCTGCTGTCGGCCCGGTTCAACTCCGTCCAGTTCGGCTCGGTCCGCGTCAGTTACCTCGACTACGGGGCCGACGTGCACATCGAACCAGGCGACCTCGACACGTTCTTCCTGGTCATGATCCCGCTCGCCGGCCGCAGCCTGATCCGCGCCGGCGGTGAGGAGATCGTCTCCACCCCGTCGCTGGCCTCGCTGCCGTCACCGACCCGCCACCTCGACATGCGCTGGGCCGCCGGCTGCCCCCAGCTCCTGGTCAAGTTCGAGCGAACCGCGATCGAGCGCGCGCTGGAGCAGCTGCTCGGCGAGCGGCTCGGCGACCCGATCGTCTTCGGCCTCGGCATGGACCTGACGATGGGCTGGACCCGGTCCTGGCGGGACCTGGCCGACCTGCTCGTCAGGGAGGCCGAGCGCGACGACGGGCTGTCCGGCCATCCGCTGGCCATCGCGCACCTGGAGAACGCCCTGATCACCCTGCTGCTGACCATGCAGCCCTCCAACTACCGGGAACGCCTGACCGCGCCGGGACCGCCCGCGCTGCCCAAGGTCGTGCGCCGGGCGATGGAGTTCATCGAGGGGCACGCGCACCTCCCGCTCACCACCGCCGACGTCGCCGGCGCCGTCGCGGTCAGCAGCCGCTCCCTCCAGGAGGGTTTCCGCGCGCATCTCGGGCTGACCCCCATGGCCCACCTCAGGCGCGTACGGCTGGAGCGGGTGCACGACGAGCTGAGGACGGCCGATCCCGCCAGGGTCACGGTGACCACCGTGGCCGCCCGATGGGGCTTCCTGCACCAGGGACGTTTCGCCGCCCAGTACCGCGAGAGGTACGGGCAGCCGCCGTCGGAGACGCTGCGCAGGGGTTCCGCGTCAGGTGGATGA
- a CDS encoding styrene monooxygenase/indole monooxygenase family protein: protein MRDILIVGAGQAGLHLAIGLLQHGYDVTVVSNRTPESIRDGRVMSGQAMFGTAQAHERRLGLDWWAEVCPPIDGIALTVPSPEGGKALDWAARLHVPARSVDQRLKMPAWLGEFERLGGKLVLHDATPEDLEGYAARYDLVLVAAGKGQIASLFERDPERSPYAAPQRALAVTYVNGLAPRPEHSAVCFNLLPGVGEYFVFPALTHTGPCEIMVFEGVPGGPMDCWGDVRGPAEHLARSRRILETFFPWEAERCAGIELTDANAVLTGRFAPTVRRPVAVLPSGAPVLGVADVVVLNDPITGQGSNNAAKCADTYLRAIVERGGQPFDADWMRRTFDLFWAQAQHVTNWTNALLAPAEPHHLALLGAAGERPEIASRFVNGFDDPADYADWFMDAARAEAYLSRVAA from the coding sequence ATGCGCGACATCCTCATCGTCGGCGCCGGCCAGGCCGGCCTCCACCTGGCGATCGGCCTGCTCCAGCACGGCTACGACGTCACCGTGGTCTCCAACCGCACCCCCGAGTCCATCCGCGACGGCCGGGTGATGTCCGGCCAGGCCATGTTCGGCACCGCGCAGGCCCACGAGCGGAGGCTCGGCCTGGACTGGTGGGCCGAGGTCTGCCCGCCCATCGACGGCATCGCGCTCACGGTTCCGAGCCCCGAGGGCGGCAAGGCCCTCGACTGGGCGGCGCGGCTGCACGTCCCGGCCCGCTCGGTCGACCAGCGGCTGAAGATGCCGGCCTGGCTGGGCGAGTTCGAACGGCTCGGCGGCAAGCTCGTCCTGCACGACGCCACCCCGGAAGACCTGGAAGGGTACGCGGCCCGGTACGACCTGGTGCTGGTCGCCGCCGGGAAGGGGCAGATCGCCTCGCTGTTCGAGCGGGACCCCGAGCGGTCGCCGTACGCGGCGCCGCAGCGCGCGCTGGCGGTCACCTACGTCAACGGCCTGGCTCCCCGCCCCGAGCACTCGGCGGTCTGCTTCAACCTGCTTCCCGGCGTGGGCGAGTACTTCGTCTTCCCCGCGCTCACGCACACCGGCCCCTGCGAGATCATGGTGTTCGAGGGCGTGCCGGGCGGTCCCATGGACTGCTGGGGCGACGTGCGCGGCCCGGCCGAGCACCTGGCGCGCAGCCGCCGGATCCTGGAGACGTTCTTCCCGTGGGAGGCCGAGCGTTGCGCCGGGATCGAGCTCACCGACGCCAACGCGGTCCTGACCGGCCGCTTCGCCCCCACGGTCCGCCGTCCCGTCGCCGTCCTGCCTTCCGGCGCGCCGGTGCTCGGCGTCGCCGACGTGGTGGTGCTCAACGACCCGATCACCGGGCAGGGCAGCAACAACGCCGCCAAGTGCGCGGACACGTACCTGCGGGCGATCGTGGAGCGGGGCGGGCAGCCGTTCGACGCGGACTGGATGCGGCGGACCTTCGACCTCTTCTGGGCGCAGGCCCAGCACGTCACGAACTGGACCAACGCCCTGCTGGCGCCGGCCGAACCGCACCACCTGGCGCTCCTGGGCGCCGCGGGGGAACGTCCGGAGATCGCCTCCCGGTTCGTCAACGGCTTCGACGACCCGGCCGACTACGCCGACTGGTTCATGGACGCCGCCCGGGCCGAGGCCTACCTGAGCAGGGTCGCGGCATGA
- a CDS encoding flavin reductase family protein: MRSLRDALGQFATGVAVITTATACGERAGVTVNSFTSVSLDPPLVLWCLSKRAPSAPLFLRAGRFAVNVLAAGQDHLSRRFATPAADKFAGVELVAAPLPMLAGTLAGFVCRTERVHDGGDHHIFVGAVERYQRAEGEPLVFHSGRYREFWPELSVADCA, encoded by the coding sequence ATGAGGTCGCTGCGTGACGCCCTCGGGCAGTTCGCAACCGGGGTGGCGGTGATCACGACGGCGACCGCCTGCGGGGAGCGGGCCGGCGTGACCGTCAACTCCTTCACCTCGGTCTCGCTCGATCCGCCGCTGGTGCTCTGGTGCCTGTCGAAGCGGGCGCCCAGCGCGCCGCTCTTCCTGCGCGCCGGGCGGTTCGCCGTCAACGTCCTGGCCGCCGGCCAGGACCACCTGTCCAGGCGTTTCGCCACGCCGGCCGCCGACAAGTTCGCCGGGGTGGAGCTGGTCGCCGCCCCGCTGCCGATGCTGGCAGGGACGCTGGCCGGCTTCGTCTGCCGGACGGAGCGGGTGCACGACGGCGGCGACCACCACATCTTCGTCGGGGCGGTGGAGCGCTACCAGCGAGCCGAGGGAGAGCCGCTCGTCTTCCACTCGGGCCGTTACCGGGAGTTCTGGCCCGAGCTGAGCGTGGCCGACTGCGCCTGA
- a CDS encoding ABC-F family ATP-binding cassette domain-containing protein — protein MSDALLARDLVRTLGARRVLDGVSLTAAPGHRIGLIGENGAGKSTLLRLLAGVDEPDSGTVVRPADLGFLHQETPFAGDTTVAAVLDDALREARTDLAELDRLTGALAAAPDDAALLEAYGARLDQAQQRDSWDADRRAEIVLDRLGLGGVPHGRALVSLSGGQRGRLALAALLIRQPAALLLDEPTNHLDDDAAAFVEERLRGMTGVVVVASHDRAFLDAVCTDLIDLDPAVDGPVRYGGGYGAYLAEKHAERERWERRHADEQEELGELRHAVAVTSRQVALDGLRRDNEKMGYGHRAGRVQQQISRRVRNAARRLAELEREQVPAPPPPLRFLPRPLVEEAAGPGEEEVPLLSLRDVRVPGRLSIDRLDLAPGERLLVTGPNGAGKSTLLAVLAGRLDAGGAVRRRPGLTVGLLAQDSVFERPDRTVRETYERALGRERAESVPLLSLGLIGRRDVDLRVGELSVGQRRRLALALLVADPPGVLLLDEPTNHLSPRLADELEEALGAGGPGGIVVASHDRWLRSRWQGRRLHLP, from the coding sequence ATGAGTGACGCGCTGCTCGCCCGCGATCTCGTACGCACGCTGGGCGCGCGGCGCGTGCTCGACGGCGTCTCGCTCACCGCCGCACCCGGTCACCGGATCGGGCTGATCGGCGAGAACGGCGCGGGCAAGTCCACCCTGCTGCGGTTGCTGGCCGGCGTGGACGAGCCGGATTCCGGCACCGTCGTACGGCCCGCCGACCTGGGCTTCCTGCACCAGGAAACGCCGTTCGCCGGCGACACCACCGTAGCTGCCGTGCTCGACGACGCGCTGCGGGAGGCCCGTACGGACCTGGCCGAGCTCGACCGGCTCACCGGCGCGCTCGCCGCGGCCCCGGACGATGCCGCGCTGCTCGAAGCGTACGGAGCCCGGCTCGACCAGGCGCAACAGCGCGACTCCTGGGACGCCGACAGGCGCGCGGAGATCGTCCTCGACCGGCTCGGCCTGGGCGGCGTGCCGCACGGGCGGGCGCTCGTGTCGTTGTCCGGCGGGCAGCGGGGGCGGCTCGCCCTGGCGGCGCTCCTGATCAGGCAGCCCGCCGCGCTGCTGCTGGACGAGCCCACCAACCACCTGGACGACGACGCCGCGGCGTTCGTGGAGGAGCGGCTGCGCGGCATGACGGGGGTGGTCGTCGTGGCGAGCCACGACCGGGCGTTCCTGGACGCCGTCTGCACGGACCTGATCGATCTCGACCCCGCGGTGGACGGGCCCGTCCGGTACGGCGGCGGATACGGCGCGTACCTGGCCGAGAAGCACGCGGAACGCGAGCGCTGGGAGCGGCGTCACGCCGACGAGCAGGAGGAGCTCGGCGAGCTGCGCCACGCCGTCGCGGTGACGTCACGGCAGGTGGCGCTGGACGGGTTGCGCCGCGACAACGAGAAGATGGGCTACGGGCACCGCGCCGGCCGGGTGCAGCAGCAGATCTCCCGGCGGGTCCGCAACGCCGCCCGCCGGCTCGCCGAGCTGGAACGCGAGCAGGTCCCGGCCCCGCCGCCCCCGCTCCGCTTCCTGCCCCGCCCCCTGGTCGAGGAGGCCGCCGGCCCAGGGGAGGAGGAGGTTCCGCTGCTGTCGCTGCGGGACGTGCGGGTGCCCGGACGGCTCTCCATCGACCGGCTCGACCTGGCTCCGGGGGAGCGGCTGCTGGTCACCGGGCCGAACGGCGCCGGCAAGTCCACCCTCCTGGCGGTTCTGGCCGGACGGCTGGACGCCGGGGGAGCGGTACGGCGGCGGCCCGGGCTGACCGTCGGGCTGCTGGCCCAGGACTCCGTGTTCGAGCGGCCGGACCGCACGGTGCGGGAGACGTACGAGCGGGCACTCGGCAGGGAGCGGGCTGAGTCCGTGCCGCTGCTCTCGCTCGGCCTGATCGGCCGGCGTGACGTGGACCTGCGGGTGGGGGAGCTGTCGGTGGGCCAGCGCCGCCGGCTGGCGCTGGCACTGCTGGTGGCCGACCCACCCGGGGTGCTGCTGCTCGACGAGCCCACCAACCACCTGTCACCCCGGCTCGCGGACGAGCTGGAGGAGGCCCTGGGCGCCGGCGGGCCGGGCGGGATCGTGGTGGCGAGCCACGACCGATGGCTCCGCTCCCGCTGGCAGGGCCGCCGCCTCCACCTGCCATGA